TAAATTCGGGCTCTAGCGAGTTTGCCTGCGGTTTATAGTCGTCCTTATCTTCATCTGCCAGCATAGCACTCGTGGTTAGTGTTGAGAGCACGGCTGATCTTTTTAAAAATTCTCTTCTTTGCATTATTTATTTCCTTTTACTGTGCTATCTCTTCGCTCCAGCTGATAACCTTTTTATATCCATTATCAAGCTCGAGTTTTTTATTGTTTTTAGCCAAAATTTCACTAACACCGTGGTAGAACACCTGTGGATTTGTATTTTTAGGGCTATCTATAACCATAGTCTCATGTGTGGCTAGAAATTTTCTAATATTTGAGTTAGGATCATTAAGATCGCCTATTATACGGCTACCGCCCACACAGCTCTCTACACATGCTGGCTGAAGCCCTGCTCTTAGTCTGTGGTCACAAAAGGTACATTTATCGGCCTTATAGGTATGCAGGCTAAGATATCTTGCGTGATATGGACAGGCCTCTACGCAAAGCGCACAGCCTATGCACTCTTTTGTATCAATCTTTACTATGCCATTACTTCTTTGATGGCTAGCACCAGTTGGACAAACACTAATACAGGCTGGATTGTTGCAATGGTTGCAAAGCCTTGGAAGTGACGCAATGACTGCCATTTTACCGCTCTTATCTCTTGCCTCGTACTCGGAAACAATGGTTCTAAAAGCGCCTGGCTGAACGTCGTTTTCTAACATACAGCTCATAGTACATGACTGACATCCAACACATCTTGTTAGATCTATCGCCATGCCGTAGCGAACACTACTACCACTAAAGTCTTTTGGTGCAGCCTTTAGTGCGGTCGTAGCGAAAAATAATCCTGCAGCTGC
This is a stretch of genomic DNA from Campylobacter concisus. It encodes these proteins:
- a CDS encoding 4Fe-4S dicluster domain-containing protein, which codes for MQQTLNSRRSFIAAAGLFFATTALKAAPKDFSGSSVRYGMAIDLTRCVGCQSCTMSCMLENDVQPGAFRTIVSEYEARDKSGKMAVIASLPRLCNHCNNPACISVCPTGASHQRSNGIVKIDTKECIGCALCVEACPYHARYLSLHTYKADKCTFCDHRLRAGLQPACVESCVGGSRIIGDLNDPNSNIRKFLATHETMVIDSPKNTNPQVFYHGVSEILAKNNKKLELDNGYKKVISWSEEIAQ